Proteins encoded by one window of Kribbella flavida DSM 17836:
- the dapE gene encoding succinyl-diaminopimelate desuccinylase, whose product MTKLDLTATSPELTAALVDVSSVSGTEEELADAVEAALSAYGHLKVFRHGNTVVARTDLGRAERIVIAGHLDTVPLNGNLPSRRADGLIHGLGACDMKGGVAVGLRLAATLADPNRDVTYIFYDCEEIEAERNGLFKLSRSNPELLEGVFAVVMEPSNAVVEAGCQGTMRIEVTTRGERAHSARSWMGRNAIHAAGDVLARLAAYEPRRVPIDGLEYREGLNAVGISGGVAGNVVPDLCTVSINYRFAPNRSEAEAEAHLREVFEGFEVTVTDSAPGGLPGLERPAAAAFLQVVGGEPKPKFGWTDVARFSLLGVPAVNYGPGDPLLAHKQEEFVPEAEIEQCEQRLRTWLTA is encoded by the coding sequence ATGACCAAGCTTGATCTGACCGCAACCAGTCCCGAGCTGACGGCGGCGCTGGTCGACGTCTCGTCGGTCAGCGGGACCGAGGAGGAGCTGGCGGACGCGGTCGAGGCCGCGTTGTCGGCGTACGGGCATCTGAAGGTGTTCCGGCACGGCAACACCGTGGTCGCCCGGACCGACCTGGGCCGGGCCGAGCGGATCGTCATCGCCGGGCACCTGGACACCGTGCCGCTGAACGGCAACCTGCCGTCGCGCCGCGCCGACGGGCTGATCCACGGGCTCGGCGCCTGCGACATGAAGGGCGGGGTCGCCGTCGGGCTGCGGCTGGCCGCGACCCTGGCCGACCCCAACCGCGACGTCACCTACATCTTCTACGACTGCGAGGAGATCGAGGCCGAGCGCAACGGCCTGTTCAAGCTGTCCCGGTCGAACCCGGAACTGCTCGAAGGGGTGTTCGCGGTGGTGATGGAGCCGTCGAACGCGGTGGTCGAGGCCGGTTGCCAGGGCACGATGCGGATCGAGGTGACCACCCGCGGCGAACGGGCCCACTCGGCCCGCTCCTGGATGGGCCGCAACGCGATCCACGCCGCCGGCGACGTGCTGGCCCGGCTGGCGGCGTACGAGCCGCGGCGGGTGCCGATCGACGGGCTGGAGTACCGCGAGGGGCTGAACGCGGTCGGGATCAGCGGCGGGGTCGCCGGCAACGTCGTGCCGGACCTGTGCACGGTGTCGATCAACTACCGGTTCGCGCCGAACCGGTCGGAGGCCGAGGCCGAGGCGCACCTGCGGGAGGTGTTCGAGGGGTTCGAGGTCACCGTGACCGACTCGGCGCCGGGTGGCCTGCCGGGGCTGGAGCGGCCCGCGGCGGCGGCGTTCCTGCAGGTGGTGGGCGGCGAGCCGAAGCCGAAGTTCGGCTGGACCGACGTGGCCAGGTTCTCGCTGCTCGGCGTACCGGCGGTGAACTACGGGCCGGGCGATCCGCTGCTCGCGC
- a CDS encoding VOC family protein, whose amino-acid sequence MSVARFKDLCVDVNCPSVMTAFWGQVLGLTPPADNPEVLVGGRPEQTIWINKVAEPRSVKQRVHLDVHTTAIEELEKLGAKVQSPISDEQPWAVMEDPEGGEFCGFVRDSAPEYRVMELVVDSAEPERQARWWAEVVGGDVAHDEGKPWCWLENVPGMPFKYWVFVPVPEPKTVKNRIHWDVTADALEPVLAAGATLLRPKDGEIGWHVCADPEGNEFCVFLPS is encoded by the coding sequence ATGAGTGTTGCGCGGTTCAAGGACCTGTGTGTGGACGTCAACTGTCCGAGTGTGATGACGGCTTTCTGGGGGCAGGTGCTGGGGCTGACGCCGCCGGCCGACAACCCGGAGGTGCTGGTCGGGGGCCGGCCGGAGCAGACGATCTGGATCAACAAGGTGGCCGAGCCGCGGTCGGTGAAGCAGCGGGTCCACCTGGACGTGCACACCACCGCGATCGAGGAGCTGGAGAAGCTCGGTGCGAAGGTGCAGAGCCCGATCAGCGACGAGCAGCCCTGGGCGGTGATGGAGGATCCGGAGGGTGGGGAGTTCTGCGGGTTCGTGCGGGACAGCGCTCCGGAGTACCGGGTGATGGAGCTGGTGGTGGACTCGGCCGAGCCGGAGCGGCAGGCGCGCTGGTGGGCCGAGGTGGTCGGCGGCGACGTCGCGCACGACGAGGGCAAGCCGTGGTGCTGGCTGGAGAACGTGCCGGGCATGCCGTTCAAGTACTGGGTGTTCGTGCCGGTGCCGGAGCCGAAGACGGTGAAGAACCGGATCCACTGGGACGTCACCGCGGACGCCCTGGAGCCGGTGCTGGCCGCGGGTGCGACACTGCTGCGGCCCAAGGACGGCGAGATCGGCTGGCACGTCTGCGCCGACCCCGAAGGCAACGAGTTCTGCGTGTTCCTGCCGTCCTGA